TGTACCAGTCCAGCCAGTCGGGAAACGCGGCCTGCCGTTCGGCCTGTGAGGTGTAGGGCCGGTGGTAGGCCCATTCGTCGAGCAGGGTGCGGTGGAAGCGTTCGACCTTGCCATTGGTCTGCGGCCGCCAGGGTCGGGTCCAGCGGGGGCTGATGCCCAGCTCCCGGCAGGTGTCGCGCCAGGTGTTCTTGGTGTAGGCCCAGGCGTTGTCGGTCAGGACCCGCTCGACGGTCACGCCGCGTGCGGCGAACCAGGCGGCTGCTCGTCGTAGGAAGCCGGCGCAGGTTGCGGCCTTCTCGTCAGGCAGGTCTTCGGTGTAGGCCAGGCGGGAGTGGTCGTCCAGGGCAGTGTGCAGGTAGGCGTATCCGGTGCCGTTGCGGCGGTCCTGGTTGGCCCGGCCGGCCGCGCGGCCGAGGACTTTGTGTCCACCGCCGTCCGGGATGCGGCCGAGCTTCTTGATGTCGATGTGGACCAGTTCGCCGGGCCGGGCTCGTTCGTAGCGGCGGATGGGTTCGCCGGTGGCCCGGTCGGTGGCAGCCAGGACGGGCAGGTGGTGACGGTGCAGGATGCGGTGGGCGGTGGAGGCGGCGATGCCGCATCGGGCGGCCAGCCGCACCGGTCCGATGCGGTGCTCGCGCCGCAGGCGCACGACCTGCTGTTCGATGGCGGCCGGGGTGCGGCGGGGCTGGTGGTGCGGGCGGCTGGAGCGGTCATGCAGGCCCGCTGCCCCGTGGCGGCGGTAGCGGCCTGCCCAGCGGGCTGCGGTGGTGTGGCTGACCTGGAAGCGTTCCGCGGCTCGTCGTAGCGGCCAGCCGTCCTCGACGACACACCGGGCCAGACGCAGCCTGCCGGTCGCGGTCAGCGGGGCGTTACGGTGGAACAACGAGGGCCTCCTGGGCGTCGGTTGTAGATGTCGCAATCCACACCGAACCCAGAGGCCCTCGCCTCGTTCAAGGACCACTCCAGGCGTGTCGCCTGTCACCAACGTCCCGGGACAGCACACCTAGTCCTCCGCCGACACGGGCCCGCTCGTTCCCCGTACCACCAGTTTGGGGTCCAGCACCGCCTCCCTCGGTGGCAGTTCCCCGTTCTCCAGCCGTTCTACGGCGAAGCGGACCGCGTGCTCGGCCATGAGGAACGCGTCCTGGCGGACGGTGGTCAGGCCGAGCGGCATCAGGTGGGAGAGGTGGCTGTCGTCGTAGCCGACGACGGACAGGTCGCGCGGGACCTCGACGCCCGCCCGGGTCAGGGCCATCAGCAGCCCCATCGCGCAGCGGTCGTTGCCGGCGAGGACCGCCGTCGGCAACGGCTGCCCGCCGTCGCGTTCGGCCAGCAGCAGCCGGCCGGTCTCGACACCGGACTCCTCGGTGTGCTCGCCGGGGATCACCCGCGCCTGCGCCTGAAGCCCGTGGCGGCGCATCGCGGCACGGTAGGCACGCCGCCGCTCCGCCGAACCCGGGCCGCGTCCGCCGTCGATGTGCACGATCCGGCGGTGCCCCAGCTCCACCAGGTGCTCCATGGCCTGCCGGACGCCCTTGCCCTCGGCGGAGTGCACGAAGTCGA
This region of Streptomyces caelestis genomic DNA includes:
- a CDS encoding LacI family DNA-binding transcriptional regulator, whose amino-acid sequence is MADVAEKAGVSRALVSIIFRNQAGASRETRERVLRVADEIGYRPDSAARLLARGRSRTLGVMFTVHQTFHTDLITGIYPEAERLGYDVLLSGATHGRSEAKAVEALLSHRCEAVILLGSDAEPAYLAELGRRTVAVSVSRRVPQAHVDFVHSAEGKGVRQAMEHLVELGHRRIVHIDGGRGPGSAERRRAYRAAMRRHGLQAQARVIPGEHTEESGVETGRLLLAERDGGQPLPTAVLAGNDRCAMGLLMALTRAGVEVPRDLSVVGYDDSHLSHLMPLGLTTVRQDAFLMAEHAVRFAVERLENGELPPREAVLDPKLVVRGTSGPVSAED
- a CDS encoding IS481 family transposase, with protein sequence MFHRNAPLTATGRLRLARCVVEDGWPLRRAAERFQVSHTTAARWAGRYRRHGAAGLHDRSSRPHHQPRRTPAAIEQQVVRLRREHRIGPVRLAARCGIAASTAHRILHRHHLPVLAATDRATGEPIRRYERARPGELVHIDIKKLGRIPDGGGHKVLGRAAGRANQDRRNGTGYAYLHTALDDHSRLAYTEDLPDEKAATCAGFLRRAAAWFAARGVTVERVLTDNAWAYTKNTWRDTCRELGISPRWTRPWRPQTNGKVERFHRTLLDEWAYHRPYTSQAERQAAFPDWLDWYNYHRPHTGISGHTPASRVTNLSEQHN